The Cryptococcus gattii WM276 chromosome B, complete sequence genome has a segment encoding these proteins:
- a CDS encoding Hypothetical protein (Similar to TIGR gene model, INSD accession AAW40770.1; CNA01320): protein MGKFSEFFASSKEEQQKAVPPPSYGESSTSLSPPTPPPPFPPSFGCIHLARSDRIRLIGLPSVVYDDVEQAILRVWVPGLQGKFPMYQSFEWKLSGYPWTGQGAEAVQARRLLCHVLHALSKHGWYLHMSVDLSKKQFDKDTLFLHSVYPQERYFFSISFNEGDKVRIIDPPSEHVKQAFMTAVRTWSRGIQSEKEKEPGCYQFKLKGLPWYTSDGDQVIHARLLGCTILTAMDSVGFELKGSVDMSTGTSEYANDMDTWFFANKS, encoded by the exons ATGGGCAAGTTCTCAGAGTTCTTTGCATCTTCCAAAGAAGAGCAGCAGAAAGCCGTCCCCCCTCCGTCCTACGGCGAGAGCTCTACTTC CCTCTCGCCGCCCACTCCACCTCCGCCTTTTCCACCTTCATTCGGATGCATCCATCTCGCTCGCTCCGATCGAATTCGTCTCATCGGTCTTCCATCTGTCGTGTACGATGATGTCGAACAGGCCATCCTCCGTGTTTGGGTACCGGGACTACAAGGAAAATTCCCTATGTATCAGAGCTTTGAATGGAAGCTCTCCGGCTATCCTT GGACAGGCCAAGGTGCTGAAGCTGTCCAAGCTAGACGTCTTCTTTGTCATGTATTGCATGCTCTCTCCAAGCATGGATGGTACCTGCACATGTCAGTAGACCTTTCCAAGAAGCAATTCGACAAGGACACTTTGTTTTTACATTCGGTGTATCCCCAGGAGAGGTATTTCTTCTCGATATCGTTTAATGAAGGTGATAAAGTGAGAATAATTGATCCGCCGAGCGAACATGTAAAGCAAGCTTTTATGACCGCTGTGAGG ACATGGTCAAGAGGTATACAGAGtgaaaaagagaaagagcCAGGATGTTATCAGTTCAAGCTGAAGGGGTTACCTTGGTATACGTCTGACGGGGATCAGGTCATTCATGCCCGACTTTTGGGCTGCACCATACTTACCGCCATGGATAGTGTCGGCTTTGAACTGAAAGGAAGCGTGGATATGAGCACTGGAACGAGCGAATATGCTAATGACA TGGATACCTGGTTCTTTGCCAACAAGTCATAG